A stretch of Opitutaceae bacterium DNA encodes these proteins:
- a CDS encoding transposase, with translation MPKLAQALSCFLPQFKRRNALSNQQSKVLGSILACRTSALGIGLHRVCDCGHELIAYNSCRDRHCPLCEGRATRRWQATQCANLLPVPYHHCVFTIPDALGTLVRYNEELLYDQLFKVSAGCLASFFQNDRRFRGQGAFMGILHTWGQRLQFHPHVHYLVACAALRRDHTLAVSDGYLFDVKALSRVFRGRYLDAIEQLLQQSRLTFPPGWSRRSVCASLQQASRRNWCVYTKRPVCDPAKLVEYIGRYARKVAVSESRIDSFDSSSITYRWKDYRDGLTKRAVVSASSFVRLFVQHILPFGFKRIRYFGFWRPGGLKRAREAMAVRGEKMRRCVETLLAAAEQLILSVGEPIWHCPRCGQLLQRLDLAPLPAPNTS, from the coding sequence ATGCCTAAGCTGGCCCAGGCGCTTTCCTGTTTTCTTCCGCAGTTCAAGAGAAGAAACGCCCTGAGCAACCAGCAGTCCAAGGTGTTGGGCAGCATCCTGGCCTGCCGGACCTCAGCTTTGGGAATCGGGCTTCACCGCGTCTGTGACTGCGGCCATGAGCTGATCGCCTATAACAGTTGCCGTGACCGTCATTGTCCGCTGTGCGAGGGCAGGGCGACGCGGCGGTGGCAGGCGACGCAGTGCGCCAATCTGCTGCCTGTGCCCTACCATCATTGCGTATTCACGATTCCAGACGCGCTGGGCACGTTAGTACGCTACAATGAGGAGTTGCTCTACGATCAGTTGTTCAAGGTCAGCGCCGGTTGCCTGGCTTCATTCTTCCAGAACGACCGGCGATTCCGCGGGCAAGGCGCTTTCATGGGCATCCTGCACACGTGGGGTCAGCGGCTTCAGTTCCATCCCCATGTCCATTACCTTGTCGCCTGCGCTGCGCTCAGGCGTGACCACACCCTGGCCGTAAGCGACGGTTATCTCTTCGATGTCAAAGCCCTTTCCCGGGTCTTCCGCGGCCGCTACCTGGACGCCATCGAGCAATTGCTCCAGCAGAGCCGGCTGACCTTCCCGCCGGGTTGGTCCAGGCGAAGCGTCTGCGCCAGCCTGCAGCAGGCCTCACGGCGCAACTGGTGCGTCTACACCAAGCGGCCCGTCTGCGACCCGGCCAAGCTGGTCGAGTATATCGGTCGTTACGCCCGTAAGGTTGCGGTATCCGAGAGTCGCATAGATTCATTTGATTCCTCCTCAATCACCTACCGTTGGAAGGACTACCGTGACGGCCTCACCAAACGCGCCGTGGTCAGCGCCTCTTCTTTCGTCAGGCTTTTCGTCCAGCACATCCTTCCCTTCGGCTTCAAGCGCATCCGCTACTTCGGATTCTGGCGCCCAGGCGGGCTCAAGCGCGCACGTGAAGCCATGGCAGTACGCGGTGAAAAGATGCGTCGCTGCGTGGAGACTCTGCTTGCTGCCGCCGAGCAATTGATTCTCAGCG